The following proteins are co-located in the Paenibacillus sp. JNUCC32 genome:
- a CDS encoding DNA translocase FtsK 4TM domain-containing protein, producing the protein MDSGVTHLAKRKRKKKAAFAAVLKYEIYGIVLMTLSVIALSGEAPVGRSLSKMSGYLLGKYYFIIPLIGIYYGLMVMIHRKWPKRWNSRRTGVLLLVLSLTLMSSIAGLESKLAPIGQLNASSAMSQIHSDLQGELLHAGADDGRHPVMGRDISGGYVGALQFALLLMLFGSIGAKLIVIVMLFISFMLITNLSYVDLMRMFRVRVVKAGERIQKKMNSQQTKSKAAAKASAKEQRIQLPEDLDEDDDLDDMEGMRLPKRKAPQFFQLFGSKGNKRNEAAEEAEDVMDESAPVFTVGNGHGEHDEGEVVLFSRADQTEEGTDAAFSAPDPVPSSPIIRDFFEQVKQEGRLDDDQDDHEAVMPPAHEDPSGNAASSSDAMVDPETLNGETNSAVMADTGGQEGSAPTAPPAPPPKPYKLPPFRLLSKPNNGGKGGDQNDYMQTARKLEATLESFGVRAKVLEVVRGPSVTRYEIQPDIGVKVSRIVNLTDDIALALAAKDIRMEAPIPGKSAIGIEVPNNEVSLVTMREVMETPTFQDAESKLSIAFGRDISGQTIVGNLARMPHLLVAGATGSGKSVCINGIITSILYKAKPDEVKFLMVDPKMVELNVYNGIPHLMAPVVTDPKRASLALKKIVVEMEKRYELFSKSGTRNIEGYNNLMKDNLPAVLPYIVVIVDELADLMMVAANDVEDAITRLAQMARAAGIHLIIATQRPSVDVITGVIKANIPSRIAFGVSSQVDSRTILDMAGAEKLLGRGDMLFMPMGSSKPIRVQGAFMSDHEVENIVDFVRDQGQAEYDESLVPEIEESAGADEEELDELYEQAVTIVLEAKQASVSLLQRRMRVGYTRAARLIDSMEARGVIGPYEGSKPREVLMSIEQYQQQQNRIS; encoded by the coding sequence ATGGATTCGGGGGTGACACATTTGGCAAAGCGGAAAAGAAAGAAGAAGGCAGCCTTTGCAGCCGTATTGAAATATGAAATTTATGGAATTGTATTGATGACACTCTCGGTCATCGCGTTATCCGGAGAAGCACCGGTGGGGCGTTCCCTGTCCAAGATGTCGGGATATCTGCTGGGTAAGTATTATTTTATCATCCCCCTAATCGGCATTTATTACGGGTTAATGGTGATGATTCACCGAAAATGGCCCAAACGGTGGAACAGCAGGCGTACCGGTGTCCTTCTCCTGGTATTATCGCTCACCTTAATGAGCAGTATTGCAGGTCTGGAGTCCAAATTGGCTCCGATCGGACAATTGAATGCATCGAGTGCGATGAGCCAGATACATAGTGATTTGCAGGGCGAGCTCCTTCATGCCGGGGCGGATGACGGACGTCATCCCGTCATGGGCCGGGATATCAGCGGGGGTTATGTTGGAGCCTTGCAGTTTGCCCTCTTGTTGATGCTGTTCGGCAGCATCGGGGCAAAGTTGATTGTGATTGTCATGCTGTTTATCAGCTTCATGCTGATTACGAATCTGTCCTATGTCGATTTAATGCGGATGTTCCGCGTCAGGGTTGTGAAAGCCGGGGAACGAATCCAAAAGAAAATGAACAGCCAGCAGACGAAATCAAAGGCGGCGGCGAAGGCAAGCGCCAAGGAGCAACGCATACAGCTGCCGGAGGATCTGGATGAAGACGATGACCTCGACGATATGGAAGGCATGCGGCTGCCGAAGCGTAAAGCGCCGCAATTCTTCCAACTGTTTGGTTCCAAGGGCAACAAGCGGAACGAAGCCGCAGAAGAGGCAGAGGATGTTATGGATGAGTCGGCTCCGGTATTTACGGTTGGCAACGGACATGGTGAGCATGATGAGGGCGAGGTCGTACTGTTCAGCCGAGCGGATCAAACGGAGGAGGGGACGGATGCTGCATTTTCTGCACCGGATCCTGTGCCTTCTTCGCCGATTATTCGCGATTTCTTTGAGCAGGTGAAGCAAGAAGGTCGATTGGATGACGATCAAGACGATCACGAAGCGGTGATGCCTCCGGCACATGAGGACCCTTCGGGGAACGCGGCATCAAGTTCGGATGCCATGGTTGACCCGGAGACGCTGAACGGCGAGACGAATTCAGCTGTTATGGCGGATACTGGTGGGCAAGAAGGATCGGCACCGACAGCGCCTCCGGCTCCGCCGCCCAAGCCGTACAAGCTGCCTCCGTTCCGGCTGCTGTCCAAACCGAACAACGGCGGCAAAGGCGGAGACCAGAACGATTACATGCAGACAGCGCGAAAGCTGGAGGCCACGCTGGAAAGCTTTGGCGTTCGGGCCAAGGTTCTGGAGGTTGTCCGGGGTCCGTCGGTAACACGCTATGAAATTCAGCCGGACATCGGCGTCAAGGTCAGCCGGATCGTGAATCTGACCGATGATATCGCACTCGCGCTTGCGGCCAAGGATATTCGGATGGAGGCGCCGATTCCAGGCAAGTCCGCCATCGGGATCGAAGTGCCGAACAATGAAGTTTCGCTCGTCACCATGCGTGAGGTTATGGAAACGCCGACGTTCCAGGACGCGGAATCGAAGCTGTCGATCGCGTTCGGCCGCGATATTTCGGGCCAGACGATTGTCGGTAATTTGGCACGGATGCCCCATCTCCTAGTTGCAGGCGCCACGGGTTCCGGTAAATCCGTATGCATCAACGGCATTATTACCAGCATCCTGTATAAAGCGAAGCCGGATGAGGTTAAGTTCCTGATGGTCGATCCGAAGATGGTCGAACTCAATGTCTATAACGGGATTCCGCATTTGATGGCGCCGGTGGTAACCGACCCGAAGCGGGCCTCCTTAGCGCTTAAGAAAATCGTCGTGGAGATGGAGAAGCGGTATGAGCTGTTCTCCAAGTCGGGAACGCGGAATATTGAGGGCTACAACAATCTGATGAAGGATAATCTGCCTGCGGTATTGCCGTATATCGTTGTCATCGTGGACGAGTTGGCCGATTTGATGATGGTTGCGGCCAACGACGTGGAGGATGCGATTACTCGATTGGCCCAGATGGCGCGTGCAGCCGGAATCCATCTGATTATCGCGACGCAGCGTCCGTCGGTCGACGTTATCACCGGGGTCATTAAAGCGAACATCCCGTCGCGTATTGCCTTTGGCGTGTCTTCGCAGGTCGATTCCCGAACCATTCTGGATATGGCGGGCGCCGAGAAGCTACTTGGCCGCGGGGACATGCTGTTTATGCCGATGGGCTCCTCCAAGCCAATCCGCGTTCAGGGAGCCTTTATGAGTGATCATGAGGTCGAGAACATCGTGGATTTCGTCCGGGATCAAGGACAAGCGGAGTATGACGAGTCGTTGGTGCCTGAAATAGAGGAATCTGCAGGCGCGGACGAAGAAGAATTGGATGAGTTGTATGAACAGGCGGTGACCATCGTATTGGAAGCTAAGCAGGCATCCGTATCGCTGCTGCAGCGGAGAATGCGTGTAGGGTACACCCGTGCCGCCCGCCTCATCGATTCCATGGAAGCGCGCGGAGTGATCGGTCCTTATGAGGGCAGCAAGCCGCGGGAAGTGCTGATGTCCATCGAGCAATATCAGCAGCAGCAGAATCGAATCAGCTAA
- a CDS encoding YlzJ-like family protein: MTWYSVMPLDPTTGLLQVEQEVMSREVRVDGILMEVKPVTEEQAKIVRLLDCGLHDYLNPRYAPGTMIRYIPTVENEAKG; the protein is encoded by the coding sequence ATGACTTGGTACAGCGTCATGCCCTTGGATCCGACGACCGGGCTGCTTCAAGTGGAGCAGGAGGTCATGTCCAGGGAAGTTCGAGTCGATGGCATTTTGATGGAAGTGAAGCCTGTAACGGAAGAACAGGCGAAAATCGTTCGTTTATTGGATTGCGGGCTTCATGATTACTTGAACCCGCGCTACGCGCCAGGGACCATGATTCGCTATATTCCGACCGTCGAAAATGAGGCTAAAGGCTGA
- a CDS encoding ClpP family protease, with the protein MDNDQRMTGNRKAGWTGETEAPPVVPTEEGKKAAVTETIQQLGQTGLPTGGESNVFCMTIIGQIEGHLVLPPQNKTTKYEHMIPQLVAAEQNPRIEGLLIILNTVGGDVEAGLAIAEMIASLSKPTVTVVIGGGHSIGVPIAVAADHSIIAESATMTIHPIRMSGLVIGVPQTFEYMEKMQERVVRFVTSHSGITEEQFKDLMFKTGELNRDIGTAVSGTDAVKYGLMNEVGGIGQALSRLNSMIAERKTIQPGGITQ; encoded by the coding sequence ATGGACAACGATCAACGGATGACGGGAAACAGAAAAGCGGGGTGGACCGGCGAGACGGAGGCGCCTCCGGTCGTTCCGACCGAGGAAGGCAAGAAAGCGGCCGTGACGGAAACCATTCAGCAGCTGGGACAGACGGGGCTTCCGACCGGCGGAGAATCCAACGTCTTTTGCATGACGATTATTGGGCAAATCGAGGGTCATCTCGTGCTGCCGCCGCAAAATAAAACGACCAAATACGAGCATATGATTCCACAGCTAGTGGCAGCCGAGCAAAATCCGCGAATCGAGGGACTCTTGATCATTTTGAATACCGTTGGCGGCGATGTGGAAGCAGGGCTTGCCATTGCCGAAATGATTGCATCGCTCAGCAAACCGACGGTAACGGTTGTCATAGGAGGGGGTCATAGCATCGGCGTGCCTATCGCTGTTGCCGCAGACCATTCGATTATCGCAGAGAGCGCAACGATGACGATTCACCCGATTCGCATGAGCGGGTTAGTCATTGGCGTGCCGCAAACCTTCGAATACATGGAGAAAATGCAGGAACGCGTCGTGCGCTTTGTGACGAGCCACTCGGGGATCACGGAGGAACAGTTCAAGGATCTGATGTTCAAGACCGGCGAATTGAACAGAGATATCGGTACTGCGGTTTCGGGTACAGACGCCGTAAAGTATGGCTTAATGAACGAAGTGGGTGGAATCGGACAGGCATTAAGCCGACTGAATAGCATGATCGCCGAGCGTAAAACGATTCAGCCCGGGGGGATTACGCAATGA
- a CDS encoding tagaturonate reductase, whose translation MGTSTDRSGSLKLVGRKFLQQQDIRQDSEMLNFPVKVLQIGEGNFLRGFFDWMIYECNRQGLFQGSVAVSQPRPGGRPKLEQLREQEGIYGLLTRGLQDGRKVEKEQWIPVFSKIVDPYAEWENFLRIAELDSLDIIVSNTTEAGLDYQRSEWNPDEPVLSYPGKLTMLLYRRYKHYEGSPDKGLMILPCELLERNGDILRSIVLRHAQDWGLSPAFQSWVAEHNLFLNSLVDRIVTGYPDEAERYFDKWGHQDRLLNTAEPYYFWAIEGDPSLESRLPLRSAGLQVSWVSDLTPYQVRKVRILNGTHTLMASIGLLHGLNEVKEMTESPEWGDRIRNAMLEEIVPGVPLPPEEVAAYAATVWERFGNPFIRHRLQDIAMNSMSKFRVRVLPSLKEYIKMHNELPSTITLGLASLIRLYHIGTKEGQWYGTRLDGERLPLRDDPDNLMTLQQAWQKVDGGEWTIRQLVASILGNQRIWGEDLNRIPALHETISSYIEEMELNNTHE comes from the coding sequence ATGGGTACGAGCACGGACCGAAGCGGATCGTTGAAGTTGGTCGGACGGAAGTTTCTCCAGCAGCAGGATATACGCCAGGACTCGGAGATGTTGAACTTCCCCGTGAAGGTGCTGCAAATCGGCGAAGGTAATTTTCTCAGGGGCTTTTTCGATTGGATGATCTATGAATGCAACCGGCAGGGGCTGTTTCAAGGGAGCGTCGCGGTCAGTCAGCCAAGACCCGGCGGAAGGCCCAAGCTGGAGCAGCTGCGGGAACAGGAAGGGATATACGGCCTGCTGACCCGAGGTCTGCAGGATGGACGAAAAGTTGAGAAGGAGCAGTGGATTCCGGTGTTCTCGAAGATCGTGGATCCCTATGCGGAATGGGAGAACTTCTTAAGGATCGCCGAGTTGGATTCCCTGGATATCATCGTTTCCAATACCACCGAGGCGGGCCTCGATTATCAGCGCAGTGAATGGAATCCGGACGAACCGGTGTTGTCGTATCCCGGCAAGCTGACCATGCTGCTGTACCGGCGTTATAAACATTATGAGGGCTCTCCGGACAAGGGCTTGATGATATTGCCCTGCGAGCTTCTGGAACGAAACGGGGATATCTTGCGATCCATTGTTTTGCGGCATGCCCAGGATTGGGGGCTTTCGCCCGCCTTTCAGAGCTGGGTGGCGGAGCACAATCTGTTCCTGAACTCGCTTGTAGACCGGATCGTAACCGGCTATCCGGACGAAGCGGAGCGTTATTTTGATAAATGGGGTCATCAGGACCGATTGCTCAACACGGCCGAGCCCTATTATTTCTGGGCGATTGAGGGCGATCCGTCACTGGAGTCCAGACTGCCTCTACGGTCGGCGGGCCTTCAGGTAAGCTGGGTATCCGATCTGACTCCGTATCAGGTTAGAAAAGTAAGGATCTTGAATGGAACGCATACCCTTATGGCTTCGATAGGCCTGCTCCATGGCTTGAACGAAGTGAAGGAGATGACGGAAAGTCCTGAATGGGGTGACCGCATCCGAAACGCGATGCTCGAGGAGATCGTCCCGGGGGTGCCCCTCCCGCCGGAAGAGGTTGCAGCATATGCCGCAACCGTGTGGGAGCGGTTCGGCAACCCCTTCATTCGGCACAGGCTTCAGGACATCGCCATGAACAGCATGTCCAAATTTAGGGTTCGGGTTCTGCCGAGCTTAAAGGAATATATCAAAATGCATAATGAGCTGCCAAGCACCATTACTCTTGGATTGGCTTCCTTGATCCGTCTGTATCATATCGGCACAAAAGAGGGGCAATGGTACGGCACGCGACTTGATGGTGAACGGCTGCCGTTAAGAGATGATCCGGATAACCTGATGACACTGCAGCAAGCTTGGCAAAAGGTAGACGGCGGGGAGTGGACTATACGTCAGCTTGTGGCCTCCATTCTTGGTAACCAGAGGATATGGGGCGAGGATCTGAACCGAATTCCCGCTCTTCATGAAACGATAAGCAGTTATATCGAAGAAATGGAGCTGAACAACACACATGAGTGA
- the uxaC gene encoding glucuronate isomerase: MRPFMDEHFLLHNETARILYHDYAKAMPIIDYHCHLSPQMIVDNHRFVNLTEAWINGDHYKWRAMRAAGVEEAYITGGPGVNDYDRFLAWTRTVPMTIGNPLFHWSHLELQRLFGISDIIQEKTAPRIWEAANKRLQEHDFTTRGLITSSNVKVVCTTDDPADSLEYHIKLAEEGDAGFQMLPSFRPDKGLEINRETFVPWVKLLAERSRIEIADYPAFLAALEQRAEFFHSVGGRVSDHALDYVPYREVSEAQAGDIFLKALQGERVSREEEEQFKTHTLLHLGRVYARLGWVMQFHINAQRNNNTRMFRQLGPDTGYDSIHDSPIAVPLVKLMDRLDQESALPRTILYSLNPSDNDILAALIGSFQGDGIPGKIQFGSAWWFNDTKDGMVEQMSKLGNMGLLSRFVGMLTDSRSFLSYTRHEYFRRILCNLLGEWVTRGEAPDDLPWLGGIVQDICYNNAERYFRFGQTEGR, from the coding sequence ATGAGACCTTTTATGGATGAACATTTTTTGCTTCATAACGAGACTGCTCGCATCTTATACCACGATTATGCTAAAGCCATGCCAATCATCGACTACCACTGTCATTTGAGTCCGCAAATGATCGTTGACAATCACCGGTTCGTGAACTTAACGGAAGCCTGGATCAACGGTGACCACTATAAATGGCGGGCGATGCGTGCTGCAGGCGTGGAAGAGGCCTACATCACGGGAGGGCCGGGCGTGAACGATTATGACCGCTTCTTGGCTTGGACCCGCACCGTGCCGATGACGATTGGCAACCCCTTATTCCATTGGTCGCATTTGGAGCTGCAAAGGCTGTTCGGCATATCGGATATCATTCAGGAAAAGACTGCTCCGCGAATTTGGGAGGCGGCAAACAAGCGCCTACAGGAACATGATTTTACGACCAGGGGGTTGATTACGTCAAGCAACGTGAAGGTCGTGTGTACGACGGATGACCCGGCGGATAGCCTGGAATATCATATCAAGCTGGCAGAGGAAGGCGATGCCGGATTTCAGATGCTCCCGTCGTTCCGTCCGGACAAGGGGCTGGAGATTAACCGGGAGACGTTCGTTCCTTGGGTGAAGTTGCTCGCCGAGCGAAGCCGGATCGAGATAGCGGATTATCCGGCATTTCTGGCAGCGCTGGAGCAGCGGGCGGAATTTTTCCATTCGGTTGGCGGCAGGGTATCCGATCATGCGCTGGATTACGTGCCTTATCGAGAGGTCAGCGAGGCGCAGGCGGGCGACATTTTCTTGAAAGCGCTTCAAGGGGAGAGGGTTTCCCGGGAAGAAGAAGAACAGTTCAAGACGCATACGCTGCTTCATCTCGGCCGTGTCTACGCCAGGCTCGGCTGGGTCATGCAGTTCCATATCAATGCCCAACGCAACAACAACACAAGGATGTTCCGACAATTGGGTCCGGATACCGGTTATGATTCGATTCACGATAGTCCGATCGCCGTACCGCTCGTTAAGCTGATGGATCGGCTCGATCAAGAGTCGGCGCTTCCGAGAACGATACTCTATTCGCTCAACCCCAGCGATAACGATATCCTTGCAGCACTTATCGGGAGTTTTCAAGGAGACGGCATTCCGGGCAAAATCCAGTTCGGCTCGGCGTGGTGGTTCAACGACACCAAAGACGGCATGGTCGAGCAGATGAGCAAACTCGGCAATATGGGCCTGTTGAGCCGATTCGTCGGGATGCTGACCGATTCCAGAAGTTTTTTGTCTTACACCCGGCATGAGTATTTCCGCCGTATTCTTTGCAATCTTCTCGGCGAGTGGGTTACGCGGGGCGAAGCGCCGGATGATCTTCCGTGGCTCGGAGGCATCGTGCAGGATATCTGTTACAACAACGCCGAGCGTTATTTCCGGTTTGGCCAGACGGAAGGGAGATAA
- a CDS encoding UxaA family hydrolase: MSDIVILHSKDDVGIALRPLSAGEHAIGILNGKEHAIELTEDVPKGHKVALRWIEAGSHVFKFGYSIGLAKEAILPGTWIHTHNLKTGLSGEVEYQYKPNANQGLEPSAASHGSSTFQGYVRPNGEVGIRNEIWIINTVGCINKTCELLARMAGQQFQGRGIDGIYHFPHPYGCSQLGDDLSHTQRLLSSLAQHGNAAGVLIIGLGCENNQIDQMQAMIGEQDGNRIKYMRAQDMEDELEEGLSLISELVEYAETFKRTEVPLSKLKIGLKCGGSDGLSGITANPLAGRIADTITAYGGTALLTEVPEMFGAETILMDRAADEQVFQDITLLINNFKQYFVSHGQEIYENPSPGNKDGGITTLEEKSLGCTQKGGTATVSDVLRYGVRTSKPGLNLIEGPGNDLVSVTALAAAGAHLVLFTTGRGTPFGGPVPTVKIATNSELAKRKKHWIDYNAGALLEGKSMDELHAELLEVIVHLASGVEKTQNERNGFREISIFKDGVIL, encoded by the coding sequence ATGAGTGACATCGTCATACTTCACAGCAAGGATGATGTCGGCATTGCGCTTCGTCCTTTGTCGGCAGGAGAACATGCCATCGGGATCTTGAACGGGAAGGAGCATGCCATCGAATTAACGGAGGACGTCCCGAAGGGTCATAAGGTGGCTCTGCGGTGGATTGAGGCGGGTAGCCATGTTTTCAAATTCGGTTATTCGATCGGTCTGGCGAAGGAAGCCATTTTGCCGGGGACCTGGATTCATACCCACAATTTGAAAACAGGTCTCTCCGGTGAAGTGGAGTATCAGTATAAGCCAAACGCGAATCAAGGGCTTGAGCCTTCAGCTGCCAGCCACGGCTCGTCAACTTTCCAAGGATATGTCAGACCGAACGGCGAGGTTGGAATCCGCAACGAAATCTGGATCATCAACACCGTCGGCTGCATTAATAAAACCTGCGAGCTGCTGGCACGAATGGCAGGTCAGCAGTTTCAAGGGAGAGGGATTGATGGGATTTATCATTTTCCGCATCCTTACGGCTGCTCGCAGCTCGGAGATGATCTGAGCCATACCCAGCGCCTATTATCCTCCCTGGCTCAGCATGGCAATGCCGCAGGCGTGCTCATTATCGGGCTCGGCTGCGAGAACAATCAGATCGATCAAATGCAGGCCATGATCGGGGAGCAGGACGGGAATAGGATCAAATATATGCGTGCCCAGGACATGGAGGACGAATTGGAGGAAGGGTTGTCCCTTATATCCGAGCTCGTGGAATATGCGGAGACCTTCAAAAGAACGGAGGTTCCTCTCTCCAAACTGAAGATCGGGCTGAAATGCGGCGGGTCGGACGGCCTCTCGGGCATTACGGCCAATCCGCTGGCGGGCCGCATCGCGGATACGATTACCGCCTATGGAGGCACCGCTCTTCTAACGGAGGTGCCGGAGATGTTCGGAGCCGAAACGATCCTGATGGATCGGGCTGCCGACGAGCAGGTGTTCCAGGATATCACCTTGCTCATCAACAACTTTAAACAATATTTCGTCTCGCATGGACAGGAAATCTATGAAAATCCGTCTCCCGGGAATAAAGACGGCGGCATCACGACCTTAGAGGAGAAATCGCTGGGATGCACCCAAAAAGGGGGGACTGCAACCGTATCCGATGTGCTCCGTTACGGCGTAAGAACTTCGAAGCCGGGACTGAACCTGATCGAGGGGCCGGGCAATGACCTCGTATCGGTTACGGCACTCGCTGCAGCCGGCGCCCACCTCGTGCTGTTCACGACCGGAAGGGGGACGCCGTTTGGGGGGCCTGTACCAACCGTCAAAATCGCGACCAATTCCGAACTAGCCAAACGTAAAAAGCATTGGATCGATTATAATGCGGGAGCTCTGCTGGAGGGCAAAAGCATGGATGAGCTTCATGCGGAACTCTTGGAGGTCATCGTTCATTTGGCCTCAGGCGTTGAGAAGACGCAAAATGAACGGAACGGCTTTCGGGAAATATCCATTTTCAAGGATGGCGTTATTCTATAA
- a CDS encoding helix-turn-helix transcriptional regulator, with amino-acid sequence MVISSETHTVSYGEEEGEFYYHRIHRTKPFERNNHYHGTYEIYYLVSGERHYFIKEKLYSIRAGDLILINKFDVHKTSGHGDPEHERIVINFSDSFLGKGHPLLASGLLGMFNQDRPLLRLTVPEQAIIMQILNKMADEIRERSASYEHMLQVLLTELLIKTYRLTHSASLPANVSMNPLHQKITDVVKFIHVHYADKITLQGLSETFYISPFYLSRIFKEITGFTIINYLNLTRIREAQRLLTDTDLKIVDIAESIGFESLTHFDRTFKKIMNMTASQYRKINSVP; translated from the coding sequence ATTGTCATATCCAGCGAAACCCATACCGTATCCTACGGAGAAGAAGAAGGCGAATTTTACTATCATCGCATTCACCGCACAAAGCCCTTTGAACGGAATAACCATTATCACGGAACTTATGAAATCTACTATTTGGTTTCGGGAGAACGCCATTATTTTATCAAAGAGAAGCTGTACTCCATACGGGCGGGGGACCTGATTCTCATCAATAAATTCGATGTCCATAAAACCTCGGGCCATGGAGACCCGGAGCATGAGCGTATCGTCATTAATTTCAGCGATTCCTTTCTCGGTAAAGGCCATCCCTTGCTGGCATCGGGATTGCTCGGCATGTTTAACCAGGATCGGCCGCTGCTGCGTTTAACCGTGCCGGAGCAGGCCATCATCATGCAAATTCTGAATAAAATGGCCGATGAGATCCGGGAACGCTCCGCTTCGTATGAGCATATGCTGCAGGTGCTGCTTACGGAGTTATTAATCAAAACCTATCGATTAACCCATTCCGCCTCACTGCCTGCCAACGTCTCCATGAATCCGCTCCATCAGAAAATCACGGACGTGGTGAAGTTTATTCACGTCCACTACGCAGACAAAATCACGCTGCAGGGATTATCCGAAACCTTCTACATCAGTCCGTTCTACCTGTCCCGGATCTTCAAAGAGATTACGGGCTTTACCATCATTAATTACCTCAACCTCACCCGGATTCGCGAGGCGCAGCGCCTTCTGACGGATACGGATCTGAAAATCGTGGACATCGCCGAATCGATCGGCTTCGAAAGCCTCACCCATTTTGACCGGACCTTCAAAAAAATCATGAACATGACGGCAAGCCAATATCGCAAAATCAACAGCGTCCCCTGA
- a CDS encoding ribonuclease J, translating to MSKKISSDKLSIFALGGVGEIGKNMYVIQYAGDIVVVDAGLKFPEEDMLGIDIVIPDISYLTENRDKVRGILLTHGHEDHIGGLPYVLKHLNVPVYGTKLTLGLVENKLREANLLGETKRILIHADSEVQLGNTLKATFFKTNHSIPDSVGICIETPEGNVVHTGDFKFDHTPVNDQYADLQRMAEIGSKGVLALLSDSTNAERPGFTPSEKNVGIVLEDIFRKAEQRVVVATFASNVHRIQQVVNAAESTGRKITVIGRSMVNVVSIAAELGYLHIPDGMLIEPEEVNKMAADRVVVLCTGSQGEPMSALTRMARSTHRKVDILPGDTVIIAATPVPGNEKYVGRTIDELFRLGADVIYSGSNSGVHVSGHGSQEELKLMLNLMKPQFFIPVHGEYRMQRRHALLAESVGVDPDNIFITDIGEIVEIQGGSARKAGKVTAGNVLIDGLGVGDVGNIVLRDRKLLSQDGILVVVVTLSKQNGSIVSGPDIISRGFVYVRESEGLLDEANRIVSSTLQKLMSENVNEWASLKTSVKDALGRFLYEQTRRRPMILPIIMEV from the coding sequence TTGTCTAAGAAAATAAGCAGCGATAAACTATCGATTTTTGCCTTGGGCGGCGTCGGTGAAATCGGGAAGAACATGTATGTCATCCAGTATGCAGGCGACATCGTTGTCGTGGATGCGGGATTGAAGTTCCCAGAAGAAGATATGCTTGGGATTGATATTGTTATTCCTGATATTAGCTATTTAACGGAAAATCGCGACAAAGTGAGAGGGATTTTGCTGACTCACGGTCACGAGGACCATATCGGCGGCCTCCCTTACGTATTGAAACACTTGAACGTTCCTGTATACGGAACGAAATTGACGCTCGGATTGGTGGAAAACAAGCTCAGAGAAGCGAATTTGCTTGGTGAGACGAAACGGATTCTGATCCATGCGGATTCGGAAGTTCAACTCGGAAACACATTGAAAGCGACCTTCTTCAAAACCAATCACAGCATTCCGGATTCCGTGGGGATCTGTATCGAAACGCCGGAAGGCAATGTGGTGCACACGGGGGACTTTAAATTTGACCATACTCCGGTCAATGACCAGTATGCGGATCTGCAGCGTATGGCTGAGATCGGAAGCAAGGGAGTATTGGCACTTCTGTCGGACAGTACAAACGCAGAGCGCCCCGGCTTTACGCCTTCCGAGAAAAACGTAGGCATCGTGCTGGAAGACATCTTCCGCAAAGCCGAGCAGCGGGTTGTAGTTGCAACGTTTGCATCGAACGTGCACCGTATTCAACAGGTTGTCAACGCAGCCGAGTCCACCGGACGCAAAATCACGGTAATCGGGAGAAGCATGGTTAACGTTGTATCCATTGCTGCAGAGCTTGGATACCTGCACATTCCGGACGGCATGCTGATCGAACCCGAAGAGGTAAATAAAATGGCAGCGGACCGCGTTGTCGTATTGTGTACGGGCAGTCAGGGAGAACCGATGTCAGCGCTCACGCGCATGGCACGTTCCACTCACCGCAAGGTGGACATTCTGCCGGGAGATACGGTCATCATCGCCGCGACTCCAGTACCAGGAAATGAGAAGTACGTGGGTCGTACGATCGATGAGTTGTTCCGTCTTGGAGCAGACGTCATTTACAGCGGATCCAATTCGGGCGTCCACGTGTCGGGTCACGGCAGCCAGGAAGAGCTTAAGCTGATGCTGAATCTGATGAAACCGCAATTTTTCATCCCTGTCCATGGCGAGTACCGGATGCAGCGCCGTCATGCCCTGCTTGCGGAATCCGTTGGCGTGGATCCGGACAACATCTTTATTACCGATATCGGAGAAATTGTGGAGATTCAAGGCGGCTCGGCCCGCAAAGCCGGCAAAGTGACCGCAGGCAATGTGCTGATTGACGGACTTGGCGTCGGGGACGTAGGGAACATCGTACTGCGCGACCGCAAGCTTCTGTCCCAGGACGGAATTCTGGTCGTTGTCGTTACGTTGAGCAAACAAAACGGCTCCATCGTTTCCGGTCCCGATATTATTTCCCGTGGATTCGTATACGTACGAGAATCCGAAGGGCTTCTGGATGAAGCCAACCGTATCGTTTCAAGCACGCTTCAGAAGCTGATGAGCGAAAACGTGAATGAATGGGCGTCACTGAAGACCAGCGTGAAAGACGCTTTGGGACGCTTCTTGTATGAACAAACACGTCGCAGACCGATGATCTTGCCGATCATCATGGAAGTCTGA